A section of the Halopiger aswanensis genome encodes:
- a CDS encoding ABC transporter permease subunit, whose protein sequence is MANRLRESLSRTARIARWEVSRGTGTIDRKTVLILVAMVLVVGTVGFGVADDGLGLEDEIYVVAVDESNPYHDVAVESTQFRPVPLEDGERDRADESIDLAVSGDRIWDVGDNGEPAYDAFRDAIDGYNEGLMAQEADEAAAYPVLVELDYRERDLAAPDDSGSAGSTDGGIGDGTTADDGTASDGGRSDTSGEDDASSSSDELQVPNVGGSTGAAETTVGAPGSLSPPFPFQSLVLAFLFVVPMNFVIQAYGSTIMDERIKRRGELLLVSPASRYEIVAGKTLPYLLALVAITAGIAYAIEGGLLAVAAALPIALLFLASTFVGAMLARSFKELTFVTVTISVGLTTYAFIPAIFTDVTPIALISPLTLIVTALQGESVAAGEYLFSTLPFYLSAVVLFLLGIGIYREEDMFDQKPIPAKVLDAIASQIDALSWWDARLSPFVLSILFIPFVFAGQLLIVALLFAVPEAVALPIVLVLAAAIEELAKSIHVYAGFARSRFEASLRVAVVVGSLSGLGFFVGEKLTHVVQFVGLPELTIGAAAFGPDLARTSGPLLAGAIFLAPLVLHAATAVVSAIGASRGQVGYALGFVAATLVHAAYNAGVIALVA, encoded by the coding sequence GTGGCGAACCGTCTCCGGGAGTCGCTCTCGCGAACCGCCCGGATCGCTCGCTGGGAGGTCTCGCGCGGTACCGGCACCATCGATCGGAAGACCGTGCTGATCCTCGTCGCGATGGTGCTCGTCGTCGGCACCGTCGGGTTCGGCGTCGCCGACGACGGCCTCGGCCTCGAGGACGAGATCTACGTGGTCGCCGTCGACGAATCCAATCCGTACCACGATGTCGCCGTCGAGAGCACCCAGTTCCGGCCGGTGCCACTCGAGGACGGTGAGCGAGATAGGGCAGACGAGTCGATTGACCTCGCCGTCTCCGGCGATCGGATCTGGGACGTCGGCGACAACGGGGAACCCGCCTACGACGCGTTTCGCGACGCGATCGACGGCTACAACGAAGGGCTGATGGCTCAGGAAGCCGACGAAGCAGCCGCGTATCCGGTCCTCGTCGAACTCGACTACCGGGAACGCGACCTCGCCGCACCGGACGACTCCGGCAGCGCTGGCTCTACGGATGGTGGTATCGGCGACGGGACGACAGCCGATGACGGAACGGCAAGCGATGGAGGGCGTTCCGATACGAGTGGCGAAGATGACGCCTCGAGTTCCAGTGACGAACTGCAGGTCCCGAACGTCGGGGGATCGACCGGGGCCGCCGAGACGACGGTCGGCGCGCCCGGCTCGCTCTCGCCGCCGTTCCCGTTCCAATCGCTCGTGCTCGCGTTCCTGTTCGTCGTGCCGATGAACTTCGTCATCCAGGCCTACGGGAGCACGATCATGGACGAACGGATCAAGCGCCGCGGCGAACTCCTGCTGGTCTCGCCGGCCTCGCGCTACGAGATCGTCGCGGGGAAGACGCTGCCGTATCTGCTCGCGCTGGTTGCGATCACAGCGGGAATCGCCTACGCGATCGAGGGCGGGTTGCTCGCCGTCGCTGCGGCACTGCCGATCGCGTTGCTGTTCCTCGCATCGACGTTCGTCGGCGCGATGCTCGCCCGCTCGTTCAAGGAACTCACGTTCGTCACCGTCACGATCAGCGTCGGGCTGACGACCTACGCCTTTATCCCGGCGATCTTCACGGACGTAACGCCGATCGCCCTGATCTCGCCGCTGACGCTCATCGTGACGGCGCTGCAGGGCGAGTCGGTGGCAGCCGGCGAGTACCTGTTCTCGACGCTGCCGTTCTACCTCAGCGCGGTCGTCCTCTTCCTGCTCGGGATCGGTATCTACCGCGAGGAGGACATGTTCGACCAGAAGCCGATTCCGGCGAAGGTGCTCGACGCGATCGCGAGCCAAATCGACGCGCTCTCGTGGTGGGACGCCCGTCTGAGCCCGTTCGTCCTCTCGATACTCTTTATCCCCTTCGTCTTCGCGGGGCAGTTGCTCATCGTCGCCCTGCTGTTCGCGGTTCCCGAAGCGGTCGCGCTCCCGATCGTCCTCGTGCTCGCGGCGGCGATCGAGGAACTCGCGAAGAGTATCCACGTCTACGCCGGCTTCGCCCGCTCGAGATTCGAGGCCTCGCTTCGCGTTGCAGTCGTCGTCGGTTCGCTGTCGGGGCTCGGCTTCTTCGTCGGCGAAAAGCTCACCCACGTCGTTCAGTTCGTCGGGCTCCCGGAACTGACGATCGGCGCCGCGGCCTTCGGCCCCGATCTCGCGAGGACGAGTGGGCCCCTTCTCGCGGGCGCGATCTTCCTCGCACCGCTCGTGCTCCACGCCGCGACGGCGGTCGTCTCTGCGATCGGAGCGAGTCGCGGCCAGGTCGGGTACGCGCTCGGATTCGTCGCCGCGACGCTCGTCCACGCGGCCTACAACGCGGGGGTGATCGCCCTTGTCGCGTGA